In one window of Magnetococcus sp. PR-3 DNA:
- a CDS encoding STAS domain-containing protein — MHALTSTQDYELVVTEQEIAITPKAPPNFNTSTNYLGLAHQIPEHLKVTVDCSNFGYIDSTGIGTLIMFRQELKQKACPITLRNLAPAVKQVFKVANMHMLFHIVDESSLEQE, encoded by the coding sequence ATGCACGCTTTAACTTCAACACAAGACTATGAGCTTGTTGTCACTGAGCAAGAGATCGCCATAACCCCTAAGGCACCACCCAATTTCAACACCAGCACCAACTATTTAGGTTTAGCCCACCAGATACCAGAACACCTTAAGGTGACCGTGGACTGCTCAAATTTTGGTTATATTGACAGTACAGGCATCGGCACTTTAATCATGTTCCGTCAGGAGCTTAAACAGAAGGCGTGTCCCATTACACTTCGCAACCTAGCCCCTGCCGTTAAACAAGTGTTCAAAGTCGCCAATATGCATATGCTGTTTCATATCGTGGATGAATCATCTTTAGAGCAGGAATGA
- a CDS encoding methyl-accepting chemotaxis protein, translating to MIQLFLRRFSIRARLWFLISIALVAMTVMGLFAIVSQRSMLLDDRKAIVQGQVESLYAQVASFYDRAQRGEFDQAHAKKLSIDAVNAIRFDDNNYLWINDMDAVMVAHPIKPKLNGKNLSGAKDPNGIFLFKDFVTQAKKEPGFVPYQWPKPNFDQPVDKISYVKAFKPWGWVIGSGVYLDDVDAFFLSAMMTFSLGLAGVSVALLLLSWFLARSIIVPLEGLINVANSIAEGDLRIELPQCRNELGRLSRAFSRMVGGLQEMFTQLGESAQQLDRNATDLESVSIGLAASADQMSSQTTQMDHSYGRIHGDLNLICKQAKEVSGSLGSVTISADEASSNMVQVSAATEQASANLSAVAAASEQATTGMSYVREAAARSGDSLTEAGSAVSMMDKALAEIRQQCVAASSEAQQAREEAERSSVVVSDLTTAAREIGNVVSVINNIAGQTNMLALNAAIEAAGAGEAGKGFAVVANEVKELASQTSDATRMISKHIEEIQNETQTVGDVMNHVTGAIGSLNEANGEILAAIEGQTDALDQLVETMDAVSGESNEVVRRVSESTSGIEEVNRNVGEISLGIEEVTRNVSQASMGIDQMAGDVNNVAETNHKTNEQMGSSVDEVQALASRVEEIKQASGQISVIGHQINEKASGVNSIATSLRQQIGKYRV from the coding sequence ATGATCCAACTTTTTTTACGCCGATTCTCCATCCGTGCCCGATTATGGTTTCTCATCAGTATTGCTCTGGTGGCCATGACTGTTATGGGTCTGTTTGCCATTGTATCTCAACGTAGCATGTTGCTGGATGATCGTAAGGCTATTGTGCAAGGGCAGGTTGAGAGTCTTTACGCTCAAGTTGCCAGTTTTTATGATCGAGCTCAGCGCGGAGAGTTCGATCAGGCACATGCAAAAAAGTTATCCATCGATGCCGTTAATGCCATCCGCTTTGACGATAATAACTATCTTTGGATTAACGATATGGATGCGGTGATGGTTGCGCATCCCATCAAACCCAAGCTTAACGGTAAAAATCTAAGCGGTGCCAAAGATCCTAACGGCATCTTTCTTTTTAAGGACTTTGTGACTCAGGCTAAAAAAGAGCCCGGTTTTGTTCCCTATCAGTGGCCTAAACCCAACTTTGATCAGCCTGTAGATAAAATATCCTACGTTAAAGCCTTTAAACCATGGGGTTGGGTGATCGGTAGTGGTGTCTATTTGGATGATGTAGATGCCTTCTTCTTATCTGCCATGATGACATTCTCCCTTGGTCTTGCTGGGGTTTCCGTTGCACTGTTACTTTTATCCTGGTTTTTGGCGCGTAGTATTATTGTTCCTTTAGAAGGGCTCATCAATGTTGCCAACTCAATTGCAGAGGGGGATCTACGCATTGAACTGCCCCAATGTAGAAATGAGTTAGGCCGCCTTTCACGCGCTTTTTCCCGGATGGTGGGTGGGTTGCAGGAGATGTTTACTCAGCTGGGTGAGAGTGCGCAGCAACTGGATCGAAATGCCACAGATCTGGAGTCGGTCTCCATTGGGCTCGCGGCAAGCGCTGACCAGATGTCTTCCCAAACAACTCAGATGGACCATAGCTATGGCCGTATCCATGGTGATCTTAATCTGATCTGTAAGCAGGCTAAAGAGGTCTCAGGTTCTTTGGGCAGCGTCACCATTTCTGCGGATGAAGCCAGTAGCAACATGGTGCAGGTATCGGCCGCAACTGAGCAAGCCAGTGCCAACCTTAGTGCCGTCGCAGCTGCCTCTGAACAAGCCACCACGGGTATGAGCTATGTTCGTGAAGCTGCAGCACGAAGTGGGGATAGCTTAACAGAGGCTGGCAGTGCTGTGAGTATGATGGATAAAGCACTGGCCGAGATCCGCCAGCAGTGTGTCGCGGCATCCAGTGAAGCCCAGCAAGCCAGAGAAGAGGCTGAGCGTAGTTCTGTGGTTGTCTCTGATCTGACCACCGCAGCACGGGAAATTGGCAACGTGGTCTCTGTTATTAATAATATTGCGGGCCAAACCAATATGCTGGCGTTGAATGCAGCCATTGAAGCGGCTGGCGCTGGTGAGGCGGGTAAAGGGTTTGCCGTGGTGGCCAATGAGGTTAAAGAGCTGGCCAGTCAAACCTCAGACGCAACCCGCATGATCTCCAAGCATATTGAAGAAATTCAAAATGAAACCCAAACCGTCGGCGATGTGATGAACCATGTGACGGGTGCCATCGGATCCCTTAATGAAGCCAATGGCGAGATTTTGGCTGCTATTGAAGGGCAGACCGATGCTTTGGATCAGTTGGTAGAAACCATGGATGCCGTCTCTGGTGAATCCAATGAGGTTGTGCGCCGCGTTTCAGAATCTACTTCAGGTATTGAAGAGGTTAACCGGAATGTGGGTGAGATCTCTTTGGGTATTGAAGAGGTGACCAGAAACGTTTCTCAAGCCTCCATGGGGATTGATCAAATGGCCGGCGACGTGAACAATGTTGCCGAGACTAACCACAAGACCAATGAGCAGATGGGCAGTTCTGTCGATGAGGTACAAGCCTTGGCTTCACGGGTTGAGGAGATCAAGCAAGCCTCTGGTCAGATCAGTGTCATTGGACACCAAATTAATGAAAAAGCCTCCGGTGTAAACTCCATTGCCACCTCTCTGCGTCAACAGATTGGTAAATATCGGGTTTAG